The following coding sequences are from one Dermacentor andersoni chromosome 5, qqDerAnde1_hic_scaffold, whole genome shotgun sequence window:
- the LOC126530963 gene encoding E3 SUMO-protein ligase PIAS2-like, with product MVRPKPPGRRLTMSPGGTAKTPGKRSCSMHPRVRFKRLPFYEVLAKLMLPTRLATSGSTDWQKVSLHFQFRSEDLTDIRSSVTYKTASIPEFKVQVHLRFCLLNTRHEQDDSYPSDLALKVNGRLVSVPAPIPSKVSDGATEWIRLPIDIVTSCFLSSSVRNQVSVTWRPVRDREYVAGVFLVRKLSVATILSGLQQQSTQRASLTRAMIKKKMQRRANCDDVAVTSFRVPLTCPLSRARMSVPCRGRACKHLECFDASNYLQINERRPAWTCPLCGQQAAFSSLLVDQLFVRIVAEAPGDCDSVVFREDGSWAPSASRKEVCDVDDDAATTATPSPSSARSSTPPSRSSPTEHCKRPKMEVVDLTELSSSDGEEEEVSSAPWRQL from the coding sequence ATGGTGCGGCCTAAGCCGCCCGGCCGACGTTTGACGATGAGTCCCGGAGGCACGGCCAAGACGCCCGGTAAGCGGTCGTGCTCAATGCACCCGCGTGTGCGTTTCAAGCGGCTCCCCTTCTACGAAGTCCTGGCCAAACTTATGCTACCAACGCGCCTCGCGACCAGCGGAAGCACAGACTGGCAGAAAGTGAGTCTTCATTTTCAGTTCAGATCGGAGGACTTGACGGACATTCGCTCGTCGGTGACATATAAAACGGCATCGATTCCGGAGTTCAAAGTGCAAGTGCACCTTCGGTTCTGTTTGCTGAACACGAGACACGAGCAGGACGACAGCTACCCTTCCGATCTGGCCTTAAAGGTCAACGGTCGGCTCGTTTCAGTGCCAGCGCCGATTCCCTCCAAGGTCTCCGACGGGGCGACCGAATGGATACGTCTGCCCATCGACATCGTCACCTCCTGTTTTCTGTCTTCTTCTGTGAGAAACCAGGTTTCTGTGACCTGGCGGCCCGTACGCGACCGTGAGTACGTCGCTGGTGTGTTCCTGGTCAGGAAGCTGTCGGTAGCGACGATTCTTAGCGGGCTGCAGCAGCAAAGCACGCAGAGGGCATCCCTCACGAGAGCGATGATCAAGAAAAAGATGCAGCGCCGGGCGAATTGCGACGATGTCGCGGTGACGAGCTTTCGCGTTCCGCTCACGTGCCCGCTGAGCCGGGCGCGAATGAGCGTCCCGTGCCGCGGTCGTGCGTGCAAGCACCTGGAGTGCTTCGACGCCTCCAACTACCTGCAGATCAACGAGAGGAGGCCCGCGTGGACGTGCCCCCTGTGTGGTCAGCAGGCAGCATTCTCGTCGCTGCTCGTCGACCAGCTGTTCGTTCGTATCGTTGCGGAGGCGCCCGGCGACTGCGACAGCGTCGTTTTCCGCGAGGACGGGTCCTGGGCTCCGTCGGCGTCCCGGAAGGAGGTTTGTGACGTCGACGATGACGCCGCCACTACCGCGACACCGTCCCCGTCGAGTGCTCGGAGTTCAACACCACCTTCGCGGTCCTCGCCTACCGAGCATTGCAAGCGGCCCAAGATGGAGGTTGTTGACTTGACCGAGCTCAGCAGCAGTgacggggaggaggaggaggtgagcAGTGCTCCGTGGCGTCAACTCTAG